The Chryseobacterium geocarposphaerae genome window below encodes:
- a CDS encoding zinc-dependent metalloprotease, protein MKKVKNLSAAFILVTLMFGQYELKGQEKDSTAVKIDTAKVKKDDKKKPSMKSYKEIITDKAISDQGVITVHKIDDKYYFEIPDTILKKEFLLVTRLTKAAAGMRSGSAGYAGDQIGQQVVAFEKGPKDKILLRSISFVDYAKDSTSDMYNSVIRNNVQSIIKSFDVKTYGNNKKSSVIEVTDLLNSDNEMVSFAANSKDDFRVGTFQKDMSFVNFVKSYPTNLEINTTKTFARTLGRPIPGIPAANLPKVSGNYTVEINSSFVLLPENKMQARYFDPRVGYFAVGYTDFDLDPQGVKRVSLVKRWRLEPKPQDLEKYKKGELVEPAKPIVFYIDPATPKKWVPYLIQGVNDWQKAFEKAGFKNAIYAKVPDPKVDPEWSLEDARFSAIVYKPSDVPNASGPSISDPRTGEIMESHINWYHNVMMLLRNWYFVQASPNDERARKIEFDDKLMGELIRFVSSHEVGHTLGLRHNFGSSSTVPVEKLRDKKWLEKNGHTPSIMDYARFNYVAQPEDNIGESGIMPRIGDYDNWAIEWGYRRFYQYNTPDLEKEYLNNWVIKNLKNERLWFGTETNPFDPRSQSEQVGDNAMIASSYGIKNLKRIIDNLEKWTKTPNEDYDNLGMMYDQVTTQFRRYAGHVSKYIGGQMETPKTAEQSGAVYEVVAKKDQKEAMKFLEENVFTTPQWLLKKEIFEKTGKTPVKTVEDIQNGVLARILSPMVLNNMYQMEAIDPNTYTTVELFSDLNASIIKKENPDVYGRNLQRNYVDNLIKLIDVKNSDRSDVSAIARGNLVMIKKDLSGRADSNTVNKYHYEDLVFRIEKALDPK, encoded by the coding sequence ACGAATTGAAAGGTCAGGAAAAAGATTCTACAGCAGTAAAAATAGATACTGCCAAAGTGAAAAAGGATGATAAGAAAAAGCCTTCCATGAAGTCTTATAAAGAAATTATCACCGATAAGGCAATTTCCGACCAGGGGGTTATCACCGTTCATAAAATTGATGATAAATATTATTTTGAAATTCCTGACACTATATTGAAAAAGGAATTTCTGTTGGTAACAAGGCTTACAAAAGCAGCGGCAGGAATGCGTTCTGGTAGTGCCGGTTATGCAGGAGATCAGATCGGGCAGCAGGTAGTAGCTTTTGAAAAAGGACCCAAAGATAAAATACTTTTAAGATCGATTTCTTTTGTTGACTATGCGAAGGACTCTACATCAGATATGTACAATTCTGTGATCAGAAATAATGTACAATCTATTATCAAATCTTTTGATGTAAAAACATACGGGAATAATAAAAAATCTTCCGTAATTGAAGTAACAGATCTTTTAAATTCGGATAATGAGATGGTTTCTTTCGCTGCGAATTCTAAAGACGATTTCAGAGTAGGGACATTTCAGAAGGATATGTCTTTTGTAAATTTTGTAAAATCCTATCCAACCAATCTTGAGATCAATACCACCAAAACTTTTGCTCGTACGTTAGGAAGACCAATACCAGGAATTCCTGCTGCCAATCTGCCAAAAGTGAGTGGAAACTATACGGTGGAAATCAATTCTTCATTTGTTCTTTTACCGGAAAATAAAATGCAGGCAAGGTATTTTGACCCAAGAGTAGGATACTTTGCAGTAGGGTATACAGATTTTGATCTTGACCCTCAAGGTGTAAAAAGGGTTTCTCTGGTTAAAAGATGGAGGTTGGAGCCTAAACCTCAGGATTTGGAAAAATATAAAAAAGGAGAGCTTGTGGAACCTGCAAAACCTATTGTATTCTATATTGATCCTGCAACCCCTAAAAAATGGGTTCCTTATCTGATTCAGGGAGTAAATGACTGGCAAAAAGCTTTTGAAAAAGCAGGTTTCAAAAATGCAATTTATGCTAAAGTTCCGGACCCGAAAGTTGATCCGGAATGGAGCCTTGAAGATGCAAGATTTTCAGCAATTGTATATAAACCTTCAGATGTGCCTAATGCTTCAGGGCCTTCAATTTCGGACCCGAGAACAGGAGAAATTATGGAAAGTCATATCAACTGGTATCATAATGTAATGATGCTGTTGAGAAACTGGTATTTTGTTCAGGCTTCGCCGAATGATGAACGGGCAAGAAAAATTGAATTTGATGATAAATTGATGGGAGAGCTTATTCGTTTTGTTTCGTCTCATGAAGTGGGGCATACATTAGGATTAAGACATAATTTCGGATCGAGTTCTACCGTACCTGTTGAAAAATTGAGAGATAAAAAATGGCTTGAAAAAAATGGTCATACTCCTTCAATTATGGATTATGCACGATTTAATTATGTAGCTCAGCCGGAAGATAATATCGGAGAATCCGGAATTATGCCGAGAATTGGGGATTATGATAATTGGGCTATTGAGTGGGGATATAGAAGATTTTATCAATATAATACTCCTGATCTGGAAAAGGAATATTTAAATAACTGGGTGATCAAAAATCTTAAAAACGAAAGACTTTGGTTCGGCACAGAAACCAATCCTTTTGATCCTAGATCTCAAAGTGAGCAGGTAGGAGATAATGCAATGATTGCAAGTTCTTACGGAATTAAAAACCTAAAAAGAATTATTGATAATCTTGAAAAGTGGACCAAAACTCCGAATGAAGATTATGATAACCTTGGAATGATGTATGATCAGGTAACCACACAGTTCAGAAGATATGCAGGTCATGTTTCAAAATATATCGGTGGACAGATGGAAACTCCTAAAACCGCAGAACAGTCGGGAGCGGTATATGAAGTAGTCGCTAAAAAAGATCAGAAGGAAGCTATGAAGTTTTTGGAGGAAAATGTTTTCACAACACCGCAATGGCTGCTGAAAAAAGAAATTTTTGAAAAAACAGGAAAAACGCCGGTAAAAACAGTTGAAGATATTCAGAATGGTGTTCTTGCAAGAATTTTGAGCCCAATGGTTTTAAATAATATGTATCAGATGGAAGCGATAGATCCGAATACCTATACAACGGTTGAATTATTTTCAGATCTTAATGCTTCAATCATTAAAAAAGAAAATCCGGATGTGTATGGAAGAAATCTTCAGAGAAATTATGTTGATAATTTAATTAAGCTTATTGACGTGAAAAACTCTGACAGATCTGATGTTTCGGCTATTGCAAGAGGAAATTTAGTAATGATTAAAAAAGATCTTTCCGGAAGAGCAGATTCTAATACGGTAAATAAATATCACTATGAAGACCTGGTTTTCAGAATTGAAAAAGCTTTAGACCCAAAGTAA